In a genomic window of Candidatus Polarisedimenticolaceae bacterium:
- a CDS encoding DNA-formamidopyrimidine glycosylase family protein, with product MPELPDISAYLVALEPRILGHPLEGMRIASPFLLRSVSPPPAALAGRRVTGLRRLGKRIVVAFEGDRFAVVHLMIAGRLHWKERGVRLAGKLALAAFDFPTGSLTMTEAGSRKRASLHLVEGETELAAHDPGGIEPLDVDIATFAAALRRERHTLKRALTDPHLLSGVGNAYSDEILHRARMSPTTLTTSLDDAAMARLHDAVVGVLREWIDRLAGEARRAFPEKVTAFRAEMAVHGRFGKPCPICASPVQRIRYADNEANYCATCQTGGKLLADRGLSRLLGSDWPRTLDELEQFKASRSAR from the coding sequence GTGCCCGAGCTCCCCGATATCTCGGCCTACCTCGTCGCCCTCGAACCCCGCATCCTGGGCCACCCGCTGGAGGGCATGCGGATCGCGAGCCCCTTCCTCCTGCGCTCGGTGAGCCCGCCCCCGGCGGCGCTGGCGGGGCGACGCGTGACCGGACTGCGCCGCCTCGGCAAACGGATCGTGGTCGCCTTCGAGGGAGACCGCTTCGCCGTCGTGCACCTCATGATCGCGGGGCGGCTCCACTGGAAGGAGCGCGGGGTGAGGCTCGCCGGCAAGCTCGCGCTCGCCGCGTTCGACTTCCCGACGGGCTCGCTCACCATGACCGAGGCGGGCTCCAGGAAACGGGCGTCCCTGCACCTCGTCGAGGGCGAAACCGAACTGGCCGCCCACGACCCCGGAGGCATCGAGCCGCTCGACGTCGACATCGCGACGTTCGCCGCGGCGCTGCGCCGCGAGCGACACACGCTCAAGCGCGCCCTGACCGATCCGCATCTGCTCTCCGGAGTCGGGAACGCATACTCCGACGAGATCCTCCACCGCGCGCGGATGTCGCCGACGACGCTCACGACGAGCCTCGACGACGCGGCGATGGCGCGACTGCACGACGCCGTCGTCGGCGTCCTCCGGGAGTGGATCGACCGCCTCGCAGGGGAGGCGCGGCGCGCGTTCCCCGAGAAGGTCACCGCGTTCCGGGCGGAGATGGCGGTGCACGGTCGATTCGGGAAACCCTGCCCGATCTGCGCTTCCCCGGTCCAGCGGATCCGCTACGCGGACAACGAAGCGAACTACTGCGCGACCTGCCAGACCGGAGGCAAGCTCCTCGCCGACCGCGGGTTGTCCCGCCTGCTCGGATCGGACTGGCCGAGAACGCTCGATGAGCTCGAACAATTCAAGGCGTCGAGGTCGGCACGGTAG
- a CDS encoding DUF5362 family protein codes for MSEMPPSPFAPPRTENFTAVEGPGGEVPHTAIEALRKTRPWVIFLSILSFLGAGLLLVMGVFVGLLGSMGSIPDTPGMPRGVMGAIGIFYFLAGGLYIYPGVRLLQYGLSIGRLVQDRQPASLTRALELQMRFWRFMGIATIAGMALYFVGIVVFAVLAASGVLKP; via the coding sequence ATGAGCGAGATGCCGCCTTCCCCCTTCGCCCCGCCACGCACGGAGAACTTCACGGCCGTTGAAGGCCCGGGCGGGGAGGTTCCCCACACCGCGATCGAGGCGCTGCGGAAGACGCGCCCCTGGGTCATCTTCCTCTCGATCCTCAGCTTTCTCGGCGCCGGGTTGCTCCTGGTGATGGGAGTCTTCGTCGGTTTGCTCGGTTCGATGGGCTCGATCCCCGACACCCCCGGGATGCCGCGCGGGGTCATGGGGGCGATCGGGATCTTCTACTTCCTGGCCGGCGGCCTCTACATCTACCCGGGGGTCCGTCTGCTGCAGTACGGCCTGTCGATCGGAAGGCTGGTCCAGGACCGGCAACCCGCGAGCCTCACCCGCGCGCTCGAGCTTCAGATGCGCTTCTGGCGTTTCATGGGGATCGCGACGATCGCCGGGATGGCGCTCTACTTCGTGGGGATCGTCGTGTTCGCGGTCCTCGCCGCCAGCGGGGTGCTCAAGCCGTGA